The genomic region TCCTCGAGCCCGGGTAGACCTCCACGCCGTCGGTCCGGATCCGCTTCAGGAGCAGGATGTTCTTGCGGTTGGACAGGGCGTTCACGGTCAGCGCGGACGGCGGGTCGTCCGCGGTCCCCTCGGGCAGCCGGATGTGGCGGGCGGCGAGGAAGGCGCGTACCCCGTCGACCCGGGGCCGGCCGTCGACGTATTCGGCGTAGTCCCCGCCGATGTCGAACGGGACGAACGGTTCACCGGACCGACTGGCCCAGTTCTCCAGAAAGTCGTCGAACATCTCCTTCCACGCGGCGGCGTGCACCGTCGCCGTGTTGGTGAGCACCCCGTCGAGATCGAACAGGCACGCCTGAATGTGATCGGGTAGCCCGAGCATGCTTCTCCCGCCTGTGTTCGCATTCCCCGCCTCTCCGCCGGGGACGCCCCGTTCCGGCCGGGCGTTCCCCGAGCGGACACGTCTCTCCTACCCCTGTCACGCTACGTCTCACTCCTTCGGTCGACCCCTCGGCCGACCCCCGGCCGACCCTCGACCGACCCCACCGCCGACGGCGACCGGCCGGACGGGCGGTGAAGATCGACCGCGCATGCTCTAACGTCCACGACGTGCTGCTGTCCGACCGGGACATCCGGACCGAGATCACCGCGGGCCGGATTCGCCTCGACCCCCACGACCCCGCCCTGATCCAGCCGTCCAGCATCGACCTGCGGCTGGACCGCTGGTTCCGGGTCTTCGCCAACCACCGGTACAGCCACATCGACCCGTCGGTCGAGCAGGAGGATCTCACCGAACTCATCGCGCCCGACGGCGACGAGCCGTTCGTGCTGCACCCGGGCGAGTTCGTGCTCGGCTCGACGCTGGAGATCGTCACCCTGCCGGACGACCTGGCGGGCCGGCTGGAGGGGAAGTCGAGCCTGGGCCG from Frankia alni ACN14a harbors:
- the dcd gene encoding dCTP deaminase, with protein sequence MLLSDRDIRTEITAGRIRLDPHDPALIQPSSIDLRLDRWFRVFANHRYSHIDPSVEQEDLTELIAPDGDEPFVLHPGEFVLGSTLEIVTLPDDLAGRLEGKSSLGRLGLLTHSTAGFIDPGFSGHVTLELSNVATLPIKLWPGMKIGQLCLFRLTSPAEHSYGSAVYGSRYQGQRGPTPSRAYRDFTRAPVPNGELPPA